From the Pseudomonas sp. SORT22 genome, one window contains:
- a CDS encoding beta-eliminating lyase-related protein, whose product MNNLTLPDGDAKPIDQLFSCTTARVDLWRELNALCRRWRNCKDQPASAKVQQQCLAQLEQLAQLEAYQAYPGPRLLALLVERVAAGNGIGALHLAQRISSSLLDRSYKQDANDWEASEDLPDAPAPRSFAAASAHRPYFETLIVSPAPISTWPQHRQAIRQLRRHQDPFIYEPVMTGSFEDALLAVILNVNLQAVVIYEGFAFTSSCRAAWVRELLAPHLGNSPDGEDSTNLALPLARAIKSIRPELDILLLSDRQVERIAGDEDYAFISRVFYKVEEPLEIHLSLLQGVAKRYETPFFNNLKHYAQRPIGTFHALPIARGKSIFKSNWIRDMGEFYGINLFLAESSATTGGLDSLLEPTGNIKKAQDRAAHAFGAQQAFFVTNGTSTSNKIVEQALLAPSDIVIVDRNCHKSHHYAMVLTGAYPLYVEAYPLPRYSMYGAVPLSAIKQALLDLKKEGKLHRVKLLVLTNCTFDGHVYNTFRVMEECLAIKPDLAFLWDEAWFGFARFSPLLRRRTGMGAAAQLKQALSCPQYRHAFECQRERLQALAADDPALLQEHLLMDPDTTRVRVYQTNSTHKSMSALRQGSMILVDDQDFHHVEASFREAVFTHTSTSPNQQIIASLDVARRQMELEGYELVMSATQLAFDIRREVGRHPLISKYFKILTIEDLVPTVYRASGLQDYLAKGTAWSTVVDALNTDEVALDPTRLTLVCGHAGFDGTTFKNLLTNRYDVQLNKTSRNSVLLQTNINNTRSDVAHLIRVLVRISRELEDRLGTSDDNLREAFNARVTSLMEDVPDLPDFSHFYPAFRESANSSTAEGDIRSAYYKAYDSAACEHIRLFDKTIDERLENGPPLISANFVIPYPPGFPILVPGQVITAETLSFMRKLDVKEIHGYNADEGLKLLKSESIGVTTPR is encoded by the coding sequence GTGAACAACCTGACCCTGCCCGATGGCGACGCAAAGCCAATCGATCAACTGTTTTCCTGTACCACTGCCCGCGTTGACTTGTGGCGTGAACTCAACGCCCTGTGTCGCCGCTGGCGCAACTGCAAAGATCAGCCCGCTAGCGCGAAGGTCCAGCAGCAATGCCTTGCCCAACTCGAGCAGCTTGCGCAATTGGAGGCTTATCAGGCTTACCCGGGCCCTCGCCTGCTGGCCCTGCTGGTCGAACGCGTAGCAGCGGGCAATGGCATCGGAGCCCTGCATCTGGCTCAGCGCATCAGCAGTTCGCTGCTCGACCGCAGTTACAAGCAAGACGCAAACGACTGGGAGGCCAGCGAGGACCTGCCCGACGCACCCGCGCCCCGTAGTTTCGCCGCTGCGTCCGCACATCGTCCGTATTTCGAAACTCTGATTGTCAGCCCCGCGCCAATCTCGACATGGCCGCAGCACCGTCAGGCCATTCGCCAGTTGCGCCGCCACCAGGACCCCTTCATCTACGAGCCCGTCATGACCGGCTCCTTTGAGGATGCGTTGCTCGCGGTGATACTCAACGTCAACCTGCAAGCGGTGGTGATCTACGAAGGTTTCGCTTTTACATCGAGCTGTCGCGCCGCCTGGGTGCGTGAGCTGCTGGCGCCACACCTGGGCAACAGCCCGGACGGCGAAGACTCCACGAACCTGGCCTTGCCACTGGCCCGAGCGATCAAGTCCATCAGGCCAGAGCTCGATATCCTGCTGCTCAGCGATCGTCAGGTTGAGCGAATTGCCGGTGATGAAGACTACGCGTTCATCAGCCGGGTGTTCTACAAAGTCGAGGAGCCGCTGGAGATCCACCTGAGCCTGCTGCAAGGCGTTGCAAAGCGCTATGAAACGCCGTTTTTCAACAACCTGAAACACTATGCTCAACGTCCTATCGGCACCTTCCATGCGCTGCCCATTGCCCGCGGAAAATCGATATTCAAGTCGAACTGGATCCGCGACATGGGCGAATTCTATGGCATCAACCTGTTTCTGGCCGAAAGCTCTGCCACCACGGGCGGGCTCGACAGCCTGCTAGAGCCCACCGGCAACATCAAAAAGGCCCAGGACCGGGCAGCCCATGCGTTCGGCGCACAGCAGGCGTTTTTCGTCACCAATGGCACCTCGACCTCGAACAAGATCGTTGAACAAGCCCTGCTTGCGCCCAGTGACATTGTCATTGTCGATCGTAACTGCCACAAGTCACACCACTACGCCATGGTGCTGACCGGCGCCTATCCGCTGTATGTCGAAGCCTACCCGCTGCCCCGATACTCGATGTACGGCGCAGTGCCACTGAGCGCTATCAAGCAAGCGCTACTCGACCTGAAAAAAGAAGGAAAACTGCATCGGGTCAAACTGCTGGTGTTGACCAACTGCACCTTCGATGGGCACGTCTACAACACCTTCCGGGTCATGGAAGAATGCCTGGCAATCAAACCGGACCTGGCCTTTCTCTGGGATGAAGCCTGGTTTGGTTTTGCACGCTTTTCACCCCTGCTGCGTCGTCGAACCGGCATGGGCGCCGCCGCACAACTCAAGCAGGCGCTCAGTTGCCCGCAGTACCGGCACGCCTTCGAATGCCAGCGCGAACGGCTGCAAGCGCTTGCTGCCGATGACCCTGCGCTGCTGCAGGAACACCTGCTGATGGACCCGGACACCACCCGCGTGCGCGTCTACCAGACCAACTCCACCCATAAGTCTATGTCGGCGCTGCGCCAGGGCTCGATGATCCTGGTCGACGATCAGGACTTCCATCACGTCGAAGCATCGTTCCGCGAGGCGGTATTTACCCACACGTCCACCTCCCCCAATCAGCAAATCATTGCGTCCCTGGATGTTGCCCGCCGGCAAATGGAGCTGGAAGGCTATGAACTGGTGATGTCGGCAACCCAGTTGGCCTTCGACATCCGTCGGGAGGTCGGCCGCCACCCGCTGATATCCAAGTATTTCAAGATACTCACGATCGAGGACCTGGTGCCAACGGTCTATCGGGCTTCAGGGCTGCAGGATTACCTGGCCAAGGGCACTGCGTGGTCCACCGTCGTCGATGCCCTGAACACCGATGAAGTCGCCCTGGACCCTACCCGCCTGACGCTGGTCTGTGGCCATGCAGGCTTTGACGGCACCACGTTCAAGAATTTGCTGACCAACCGCTACGATGTTCAGTTGAACAAAACCTCTCGCAACAGCGTGCTGCTGCAAACCAACATCAACAACACTCGCAGTGACGTGGCACACCTGATCCGGGTGCTGGTACGTATCAGCCGCGAACTGGAGGATCGCCTGGGCACCAGTGACGACAACCTGCGTGAAGCCTTTAATGCACGCGTCACGTCACTTATGGAAGATGTGCCGGACCTGCCCGACTTCAGCCATTTCTACCCCGCTTTTCGTGAGTCGGCGAACAGCAGTACGGCAGAAGGAGACATTCGCAGTGCTTACTACAAAGCCTATGACAGTGCAGCGTGCGAGCATATTCGCCTGTTCGACAAAACCATCGACGAACGCCTGGAAAACGGCCCGCCGTTGATTTCAGCAAACTTCGTGATCCCTTATCCGCCGGGGTTTCCGATCCTGGTACCAGGCCAGGTAATCACTGCTGAAACGCTCTCGTTCATGCGCAAGCTCGACGTGAAAGAGATTCATGGCTACAACGCCGATGAAGGCTTGAAACTGCTGAAGTCCGAATCCATTGGCGTTACGACACCACGCTGA
- the pcaG gene encoding protocatechuate 3,4-dioxygenase subunit alpha, which translates to MPIELLPETPSQTAGPYVHIGLALEAAGNPTRDQEIWNCMAQADAPGEHILVFGNVYDGNGHLVRDSFLEFWQADHNGNYQGDFNLEKPFNSFGRTATTFDAGEWTLHTIKPGVAKNAAGVPMAPHINVSLFARGINIHLQTRLYFDDEAQANAQCPVLNLIEQPQRRETLVATRCEVDGKLAYRFDIRIQGEGETVFFDF; encoded by the coding sequence ATGCCTATCGAACTGCTGCCGGAAACCCCTTCGCAGACCGCCGGCCCCTACGTGCATATCGGCCTGGCCCTGGAGGCCGCCGGCAACCCGACCCGCGACCAGGAAATCTGGAACTGCATGGCGCAAGCCGACGCGCCGGGCGAACACATCCTGGTGTTTGGCAACGTCTATGACGGCAACGGCCATCTGGTGCGCGACTCGTTCCTGGAGTTCTGGCAGGCCGACCACAACGGCAATTACCAGGGCGATTTCAACCTGGAAAAACCCTTCAACAGCTTTGGCCGTACCGCCACCACCTTCGATGCCGGTGAGTGGACCCTGCACACCATCAAGCCGGGCGTGGCCAAGAACGCCGCCGGCGTGCCGATGGCGCCGCACATCAACGTCAGCCTGTTTGCCCGGGGTATCAATATCCACCTGCAGACGCGCCTGTACTTCGATGACGAAGCCCAGGCCAATGCCCAGTGCCCGGTGCTCAACCTGATCGAGCAGCCGCAGCGGCGCGAGACCTTGGTGGCGACCCGCTGTGAAGTGGACGGCAAGCTGGCGTATCGCTTTGATATCCGCATTCAGGGTGAAGGCGAGACGGTGTTCTTCGATTTTTGA